One Kitasatospora sp. NBC_01266 genomic window carries:
- a CDS encoding MazG family protein, with translation MSTDTPNSADAAKLTLLTTTHRVAPGLLSWPAWEALRAAPLVLAADPAHPQLPALARAGVTVELLARGSAPALARTLVERAPVLFLGSPDGDPGLTEALARIAVEEAGRAPEIELLPGSYDLPGARLLDLVAVMDRLRSPGGCPWDAEQTHASLVKYLVEEAYELVEAIEEGDRATLREELGDVLLQVFFHARIAEEHPEDPFSIDEVAGAIVDKLMYRHPHVFGDSDAATTDQVEANWEELKAAEKQDRESVLDGVPSGLPALAYAAKLVSRVRRAGFTGVPDAPYALPAELTGQTVGALLLAVVQRAHDARVDPDAALREAARGYRAAVRAAEGLAAD, from the coding sequence ATCTCGACGGACACCCCGAACAGCGCTGACGCCGCCAAGCTGACCCTGCTCACCACCACCCACCGGGTGGCTCCCGGCCTGCTCAGCTGGCCCGCCTGGGAGGCGCTGCGCGCGGCGCCGCTGGTGCTGGCCGCCGATCCGGCGCACCCGCAGCTGCCCGCGCTCGCCCGGGCCGGGGTGACGGTCGAGCTGCTGGCCCGCGGCAGCGCCCCGGCGCTGGCCCGCACGCTGGTCGAGCGCGCCCCGGTGCTCTTCCTGGGCAGCCCGGACGGCGACCCGGGGCTGACCGAGGCGCTGGCCCGGATCGCGGTCGAGGAGGCGGGCCGGGCGCCGGAGATCGAGCTGCTGCCCGGCTCCTACGACCTGCCGGGGGCCCGGCTGCTCGACCTGGTCGCGGTGATGGACCGGCTGCGCTCGCCCGGCGGCTGCCCCTGGGACGCCGAGCAGACCCATGCCAGCCTGGTGAAGTACCTGGTCGAGGAGGCCTACGAGCTGGTCGAGGCGATCGAGGAGGGCGACCGGGCCACGCTTCGCGAGGAGCTGGGCGACGTGCTGCTGCAGGTCTTCTTCCACGCCCGGATCGCCGAGGAGCACCCCGAGGACCCGTTCTCCATCGACGAGGTGGCCGGGGCGATCGTCGACAAGCTGATGTACCGCCACCCGCACGTCTTCGGGGACTCCGACGCCGCCACCACCGACCAGGTGGAGGCCAACTGGGAGGAGCTGAAGGCCGCCGAGAAGCAGGACCGCGAGTCGGTCCTGGACGGTGTGCCCTCGGGGCTGCCGGCGCTGGCGTACGCGGCGAAGCTGGTCTCCCGGGTCCGCCGGGCGGGCTTCACCGGGGTACCCGACGCGCCGTACGCGCTGCCCGCCGAGCTGACCGGGCAGACGGTCGGCGCGTTGCTGCTGGCGGTGGTGCAGCGTGCCCACGACGCCAGGGTGGACCCGGACGCGGCGCTGCGGGAGGCCGCGCGCGGTTACCGGGCCGCGGTACGGGCCGCCGAGGGGCTCGCCGCCGACTAG